The Candidatus Methylomirabilis lanthanidiphila region TTTCAGCCTTCAATCGGCAGGGCGGTTGCCTGCCTATCTGCTGCGTTCGCTCGACGAGCGAGGAAACCAGCACATCGCTGAACTGGTGCTCGACGGCATCTTGCAAATCTCGCGCGACGACCGGTTCGTTTCCGGCTTGGACGCACGCGATCTGATCTACAATCAGGTCGCGGTACCGGAAAATCTCAGCCGTATCGCCCGCCTTTCCACCGAAGCGCTGAAATTCGCCCAACGCCTTCCGATCGATGACCCGATGCGCTTGTCCGCGCAGTTGTATTTTTTCAACCGAGTGCCGGTAACGCCGCGTTTGCAGAGGCGGCTGGGCGGGGAGGCGGCTTATCTTGAGTTTCTCGGAATTCACGACCAGGGTGCGTGCGGGAAGCTCCTAAAAAAACACTGGAAAAAATCGGTCGATTCACCCGAAATGCTGGGCTGGCAGTCGTGGGGTCTGAGAAAGTCCAGAGGAATGCGGCAGCGCCAAACCTACGATTATAAAATCTACGTAAGCCCGGCGCTGGATGCGGTACCCGAGATGCTGCCGCAGGTGGTGGCGGTATTCACCCAGATGGAGATCAAAAGGTTCAAGTTTGGTGCAGATCTCGCCGGCTTGGCGCGGCCCGACAAGATCGTGGCGTATCTTGAAAGCTATGAACAGGTGGAGGCCGTGGGTCGCGCCTTGGGTGAGCAGCTTGGCGATGTGCCCGTTCACGGGGTGCCATTCACCGCAGACCTTTGCGGGGACGGTTTAATTTCCTGGGGCATGGATCCGCACGAGAGACGTGTTTTCGACTGGCAAGAAACCGCAAGCTGGCGTCTCTGGATTACCAATCATCTTGCTAGGGGGCTGCTCACCGCCCGGAGCTCGGCGCAATCTGACATTGAACCGTGGCAGTTCGCCCTCGAGCGCCTTCGCTTCGAGGGAATTGACACTGATACGTGGACGCCGATGGCGGCCTACGAGCACAAGATCAGCCAAGGTTAGAAAAGTCTCAGGCTATGAAGATAACCGGCGTATTTCTTCTTCCCAAGGACGTCCAACTGGTCCAGGTCAATACGTTGCCAGAGGACAAGCGACGCCAGTTTGAGGCGGAAGACGGCGATTTTGTCATGACGCGGCTTCGAGCCAGGAGCCCGTCAAAGGTAATCGATGCGGACATGGCGAAGCTCGTGCAACGCTTCAAGGAAGGGAAAACGATCGTGGCCGCGGTACTGGAGTTTTGCAAAGACTGCGGTCATGACCCGGAGACGACACTGCAAGCAGCCTATCCGATTCTGGAGGAACTCATCCAGGCGAACTTTCTCGCCGCAGACGGGTCGGAAGAGGCAGCGCCCGTGGAGGCGGGTTTGAAGCAAGGAGACGACTGGTCGGGGCTAAAAGTGATTCGGACCGTCCAGGTGCTCGAAGATTCCGAAATCTACCAAGCCAGCACGAAGGATGGCGAACTGGTTGTGCTGAAACTAGCGAGATCGGGAACGGCGGTGCAGCGCCTCACCCGGATGATTTCGCGCGAAGCGAAAATCTTGGAACACCTGAGCGGAGTTGTTTCGCCACGCGTTCGTGCCCACGGGGAATTCGAGGGTCGGCCCTATCTCGCAGCGCAGTGGTGCGAAGGTGTCCATGGCGCGCGTGCGGCGGGCCGCCTGCGCTCCATGCACGGTAGGGAAGGCCGCCGAAGGCTCCTTGATCTTTGCTGTGCCATCGCCGATGCCTACGCGTTCCTTCATGAGCAGAACGTGATTCACGGCGACGTACATCCGGGTAATCTCATTATCGGCGATGACGGCAAGGTCACTATCATCGACTTCGGCTTCGCGCGGCTGACCGCCGATGAGGGGTCGAGTCTGTCTCGCTCGCAGCGCGGCGGCTTGGGCTTCTTTTTTGAGCCAGAGTTTGCCACAGCGAGTCTGGGCAAGATGCAGAAATCCCCGCAGTCCAGCTATTTGGGAGAGCAGCACATTGTTGCGCACATGCTCTACCAGCTAATGACCGGCCACGGCTATGCCGAGTTCTCCGTCCAACGGGAAGAAAGCATGCGCCAACTGGCGGAATCCAATCCCGAACCGTTCGCACGGTGGGGTCTGGACCCGTGGCCGGACGTAGAAGCGATCCTCCGCCGGGCGCTGGCCCGGAATCCAGCGGACCGCTACGAGTCTGTGAAGGATTTGGCGAAGGCGTTGCGTTCCGCCGCGATTCCAGAGCCAGTACGTCGCGAGCCGCCGGCGCCGCCAGCGGCCACTTCACCGCTTTCCGACAGGCTCCTGTTAGATTATCTCCGCCGGTTTGATCCGGCGGGAGCGTTGTTCGCGTCCGGCTTGCCGGAGCCGCCGTATTCCTCCGTCAACTACGGCAGCGCAGGAGTGGCTTATTTTCTCTATCGGATTGCGTGCATCCGAAATGATGCATTGCTGCTTTCGTGGTCAAAGCTTTGGATTGAGAAGGCCATCAGCGAGGCTGCGTCCAAGGGCGAGCCCGCGTTCACCAACCCGGGAGGCGAAATCACGCGCGACATCATTGGGCCAGTTGCGCTTTATCACACAGAGACTGGGCTCTACGCCGTGAAAGCTCTGATAGGACACGCCATGGGCGACATTCCATCGGAATTGGACGGCTTGGGCGGTTTCGTCAGGGAGGCACAAAAACCCTGCGACAACATTGACCTCACTCTGGGAAGCTCAGGGGTCTTACTGGGTTGCGCTTTGATGGCCGAGGCGATGCCAAATCACGCTCCGATACGCAGACTTGGCGATGTGCTGCTCAAAGAGATTTGGACTCGAATCGAATCCATGCCGGCCATCGAGGAGGAAAAACAGTTTCGATTCACCGGTATCGCCCACGGATGGTCGGGCGTCCTTTACGCAGTCCTGATGTGGTGTCGAGCAACACAAGTCAAGCTGCCCGCGACATTGCCGGATCGGCTGGATCAGTTGGCAAATTTGGCGGAGCCGGCCGGCGCGGGAGTTCATTGGGAAAGGAAAGTGCGGTCTGCGCGCCATCGTGATCCATCTGACGTTTCACCAAGTTGGTGTAATGGAACGGGCGGCATGATCCACTTGTGGACGCTTGCCCACCAAATGCTTCGCGACCAGCGGTTCTTGGAACTGGCGGAAGGCTCGGCATGGAATGTGATCGAGGCCTCAGACAGTGTTGATCAGATTTGCTGCGGTCGTCCGGGGCAGACCTACGGAGTGATCAATCTTTTCAAGCATACCGGTGAAAGCCGATGGCTCGGCCATGCCAAAGCGATGGCGGAAAAGTGCTTGCGCTTGACGACTCCACCGCATGGAACTCAAGTCCCGTCGTTTTACTATGGCCTCTACAAAGGGCCGGTAGGTTCAGCGCTGCTCTCCGCGGACATTGAAACTCCGTCGGAGGCTTACATGCCGATGTTCGAATCGGAAGGCTGGGCGAACGGCTTTGGGATGAAGATGCCCGCATGAACCGATGCTCAGCAAGTATGAACTTGGAAAGATTCGGGGGCGTGGCACTGCTCGGGCGCGATGGCCGATCGCTGCGTAGATCGACCCCGATCGCACGATCATCGGCGCTGCCGGGGATTAATTCCCACGCATCTCATCGGCGGTCCCGGTCAGCCAATGGCCTCCACGAAGCCATGCCGGAAGACCTAACCAGCCTTGGCTTCGCATCCAATCCCACAGGCGGACACCCAGCAGGACGGCCAGTATGGCGGCGTAGAGATACGGGTCGTTCACTCCCTTCTTGACCAGCCACAGGTAGTGCAGCACGCCTAGCAGCCCGATGAGGTAAACCAGCCTGTGCAGTCGGCGCCAGCTCCTGCCCCCTAGACGTTTCACCATGCCTGATGTGGAGGTGGCCGCCAGCGGCATCAGCAACGTCAGGGCGAGCATGCCGACGGTGATGTAGGGCCGCTTGACGATGTCGGGTATCAGTTCCCCCCATTCGAAAAAGTGGTCGACCGCGATCCAGACGGTGAAGTGGAGGCAGACATAGAAGAACGCGAACAATCCCAGCAGGCGCCGGAGGCTCATCTGCCACCCGATCCCGAACACGATGCGAAGAGGCGTCGGCGCGAGGCTGGCAAGTAGGAGTCGGAGCGTGGTATCGCCAAGCAGGTTCGTGGTGTACGAGATCGGATTGGCGCCGAGCCCGTTGGTAAAAACGCGATACAGGAGGAGCAGCAGGGGCGACAATGCAATCCCCCACACGGCGCTCTTCAGGATGATGCGGGCTCGCTTGGACATAGGTCAGAAGTTCCGTTGCAGGTCCATCCCGGCGTAGAGCGAGGCGACCTGGTCTGCATAGCCGTTGAACATCAGCGTCTTGCGCCGTCGAAACTCCCCGATTCGCCGCTCGGTCCCCTGGCTCCAGCGCGGATGATCAACGGCGGGATTCACGTTTGAGTAGAACCCGTACTCATTTGGGGCGGCCTTTTCCCACGTCGTCTTGGGTTGCTCGCTCACGAAGCGGATCCGCACGATCGACTTGGCGCTCTTGAAGCCGTACTTCCACGGGAGGACAATGCGAACGGGGGCGCCGTCCTGGTTCGGCAATACCTGCCCATACAGCCCGAATGTGAGCAGTGCGAGCGGGTGGAGCGCCTCATCCAGCCGCAAGCCCTCTACATATGGCCAATCGAGCGAGGAGAGGTTGAACAGGCCTTTGCGCTGTCCAGGGAACTGCGTAGGATCGTGAAGGGTAGTGAATTCGACGAATCTGGCCTTGCTCGTCGGTTCGACCCGCTTGATGAGGGACGCGAGCGGGTAGCCGATCCACGGGATCACCATCGACCACCCCTCGACGCACCGCAGGCGATAGACCCGTTCTTCCAGTGGGAACAGTCGCAGCAGCTCCTCGATGTCATACCGCCTGGGGCGCGCTACGTGGCCATCGATCTGGATCGTCCAGGGGCGCGGCTTGAGCAGATACGCGAGCCGCGATGGGTCGTCCTTATTCGAGCCGAATTCCCAGAAATTGTTGTAGGTGGTGATGTTCTCAAACGATGTCAGAGGATCATCCACGGTGTAACGCTCGCTGCGGCTCGCAGGGAGCGGTGCGCCAGCGGGTGGAGCCGCCGCGGCCGTCGGTACGGTGGGAGCCAGCGCCAGGGCCGCCATCCCGATCAGAAACGACCGCCGGTTAAGGTAGAGCTGGTAGTCCGTAATCTCTGACGGTGCGATATCTGGGGCCTGCTTGATCAACATACGATGCTCCTGCAATTCGCCTTCTACTTCCTTAGACGCTGCATAGCCTCATATGGTTTCTTCACTCGAAGCTAGAGACCCCTCAGGCGGGCGGCGTGGAGGATGGCGATGATCGTCATGGCATCGACGATATCACCCTGCAGGACCATCCGGAGAGCGTCGGTGAATGGGAAGGCCTGGACCTCGATGAACTCCGTGTCGTCCGGAGGCCGCTCCAGCCTGGCCAGCTCTTCGCCGATGAAGAGGTGGGCCGTCTCGTCCATCACACTCTTGCTCGTGTGAAAGCTGCTAATCTGGGTGAGCTTTCCCGCCCGGTAGCCGCTCTCCTCACTCAGCTCCCGCTGGACTGCCTCCTCGATCGACTCACCCGCATGGATCCCTCCTGTAGGCATCTCCCAGGTGACCCGCTTCGCGACATACCGGTACTGCTTCACGAGGAGGACCGTCTGGCTGTCGAGAAAGGGGAGGATGCCGACGCACTCGCCGCAGGTGACGACGCCGTAAATCGTGGTCCGTCCGTCAGGGAGCCCGACCAGGTCTTCGCGAAGGGACAGCCATCGGTTCTGATAGATCGGCTGGCTGGAGAGGGTCTTCCACGCCTCTTCTGCCAATGCATGCCCTTTCTTCACCATATCTGCTCCATGAGAAATCGCCTCGTGTGTTCAGCCTGTCCGGCATCAAGTAGATCGAGGGAGAGCCGCAGGCTATTCAGGTCATCGGGGGTATCAACATCATACCACGGGTTAGAGCAGGCTATCTGCTGGCCTTCGACGGCCAGAGGTTCCCATGCTTCATCCTGAGAAGGCTGGTACTTAATTGCGAAAGTTAGCGCACAGAAATCGTCATACCGGCGAAAGCCGGCATCCAGTACGATCAATGGATTCCCGCTTAAGGACTGCGGGAATGACGGTACGGGTATTTTTGTAACCAAGTACTAGTAATGACGCCAAACAGTGCAGCGCTATTCGCCGCACTGCTGGATCAGCTTGGCCACAAGCCCGGTCCAGCCGGTCTGGTGGCTGGCGCCGATGCCCGCGCCGTTGTCGCCGTGGAAGTATTCATAGAAGAGTACCAGGTCGCGCCAGTGGGGGTCCTGCTGAAACGTCTCCGTCGCGCCATATACCGGTCTCCGGCCGTCAGGGCCACGCAGGAAGATGCGGCTCAGCCGGCGGGAGATCTCTGCGGCAACCTCCCACAAGGTCATCATGCGACCGGAGCCGGTGGGACACTCCACCGTATAGTCGTCGCCCAGATAGTAATGGAACTTCTGGAGCGACTCGATGATCAGATAGTTGACCGGGAACCAGATCGGCCCGCGCCAGTTCGAATTCCCCCCGAACAGCCCCGTGCTCGACTCGGCCGGTTCGTAGTTCACCCGGTGCTCCATGCCGTCCACGGTGAGCGTGAACGGGTGGTCCTGATGGTAGCGTGAGATCGCGCGGATCCCGTATGGCGACAGGAATTCCCGCTCATCGAGCATCAGCGTGAGCACGCGGCGCAAGCGCTCGGGATTGGCGATGGAGAGCAGGCGGCGCTTCTCGCGACCGGGGGTCCGCATGCAGGCGCACCCTTGGGTGAGATCCGGACGGTGGTCGATGAACCACTCCAGGCGCCGCTTAAAACTGGGTAGCCGGTCCAACAGGTCCGCGTCCAACGTTTCGACGGCAAACAACGGGATCAGGCCGACCATCGACCGGACCTTCAGGGGCACGTGACGGTCGTCCGGCAGGTGCAGCACGTCGTAGTAGAAGCCGTCGGCCTCATCCCACAAGCCGAGGGTATTCATGGCGTGGGCGATGTAGATGAAGTGCTCCCAGAACTTGCTGGCCACATCCTCGTAGGCCGGATTGTCGCGCGCGAGCTCCAGGGCGATCGCCAGCAGGTTCAGGGTGTACATCCCCATCCAGCTCGTCCCGTCGGCCTGCTCGATATGGCCGCCAGTAGGCAGCGGCTGACTCCGGTCAAAGATGCCGATGTTATCCAGCCCCAGGAAGCCGCCCTGGAAGACGTTCCGTCCCTCGGCGTCCTTGCGGTTGACCCACCAGGTGAAGTTGAGCAAAAGCTTATGGAAGACGCGTTCAAGGAATGCCCGATCCCCCTGATCGCGGCGCTTCTTTTCGATCTTGTAGACCCGCCAGGCCGCCCACGCGTGCACGGGCGGGTTCACGTCGCCAAAGGCCCATTCGTAGGCGGGGAGCTGCCCGTTGGGATGCATGTACCACTCGCGCAGCATCAGCACCAGTTGTTCCTTGGCAAAGTCGGGATCGACGAGCGCCAGCGGGAGACAGTGGAAGGCCAGATCCCAGGCGGCATACCAGGGGTACTCCCACTTGTCAGGCATAGAGATGACGTCGGCATTGTACAGATGCGTCCACTCGCGGTTGCGACCGTTTAGGCGCTCCGGCGGGGGCGGGGGAAAGGCGGGATCGCCCGCGAGCCACTGCGCAACCACGTAGTGGTAAAACTGCTTCGACCAGAGGAGCCCGGCGAACGCCTGACGCATGACAGTCCGGGCGTCTGGTGAGAGGTTCTGGGGAATCACCGAGGCGTAAAACTCATCGGCCTCGCGTTGGCGCTCCGAGAACAGTTGTTCGAAGTCGGCGCCAAAGGGATTCCCGTTGGTGAGTGGCACCTCTGTATCAGTAAGCCGCAATCGGACTGTAGCCATCTCCCCAGGGCCGAGGGTCAACGGGTAGTGGGCGGCCGCCTTCGTCCCGACCGGCTCAAGGTTTACCGCCTCTTTCGCACGGTGGACGATGTACTCACTGATGCCATCCTTCACATAGAGGGAGCCGTTGTCGGTCCCGTACAGCCGCCGACTGTTCGTGTCATTCTCGGTGAAGAGCAGCTCTGGGACGCCGTCGCAGTACAGCCATCGGAGACCATAGTAGGGATGAGTCACCTCGATGGCGGCATGACCCTCCCGGTTCTTCGCCTGTCGCAGGCTTGGCCGCAGCTCATCGTAGCCCCGGGACCAGGTGTTGCGGAACCAGAGCGTCGGCAACAGGTGCAACTGAGCGCGATCCAGCCCGCGGTTAACCACACTGATTCGAACGAGGATATCGTCTGCGCTCGCCTTGGCGTATTCAACAACGATATCAAAGTAGCGATCCTCATCGAAGACGCCCGTGTCCAGCAGTTCATACTCGGGGGCGCTTTGCCCGCGCCGACGGTTTTCGTCCACCAGCCGCCCGTATGGGAACTCGGCCTGTGGGTACTTGTAGAGATACTTCATATAGGAATGGGTAGGGGTCGAGTCCAGGTAGAAGTAATACTCCTTGACGTCCTCACCGTGATTGCCTTCGTTTCCCGCCAGGCCGAAGAGTCGCTCCTTGAGGA contains the following coding sequences:
- the pknB gene encoding Serine/threonine-protein kinase PknB → MKITGVFLLPKDVQLVQVNTLPEDKRRQFEAEDGDFVMTRLRARSPSKVIDADMAKLVQRFKEGKTIVAAVLEFCKDCGHDPETTLQAAYPILEELIQANFLAADGSEEAAPVEAGLKQGDDWSGLKVIRTVQVLEDSEIYQASTKDGELVVLKLARSGTAVQRLTRMISREAKILEHLSGVVSPRVRAHGEFEGRPYLAAQWCEGVHGARAAGRLRSMHGREGRRRLLDLCCAIADAYAFLHEQNVIHGDVHPGNLIIGDDGKVTIIDFGFARLTADEGSSLSRSQRGGLGFFFEPEFATASLGKMQKSPQSSYLGEQHIVAHMLYQLMTGHGYAEFSVQREESMRQLAESNPEPFARWGLDPWPDVEAILRRALARNPADRYESVKDLAKALRSAAIPEPVRREPPAPPAATSPLSDRLLLDYLRRFDPAGALFASGLPEPPYSSVNYGSAGVAYFLYRIACIRNDALLLSWSKLWIEKAISEAASKGEPAFTNPGGEITRDIIGPVALYHTETGLYAVKALIGHAMGDIPSELDGLGGFVREAQKPCDNIDLTLGSSGVLLGCALMAEAMPNHAPIRRLGDVLLKEIWTRIESMPAIEEEKQFRFTGIAHGWSGVLYAVLMWCRATQVKLPATLPDRLDQLANLAEPAGAGVHWERKVRSARHRDPSDVSPSWCNGTGGMIHLWTLAHQMLRDQRFLELAEGSAWNVIEASDSVDQICCGRPGQTYGVINLFKHTGESRWLGHAKAMAEKCLRLTTPPHGTQVPSFYYGLYKGPVGSALLSADIETPSEAYMPMFESEGWANGFGMKMPA
- a CDS encoding sulfite oxidase, whose protein sequence is MSKRARIILKSAVWGIALSPLLLLLYRVFTNGLGANPISYTTNLLGDTTLRLLLASLAPTPLRIVFGIGWQMSLRRLLGLFAFFYVCLHFTVWIAVDHFFEWGELIPDIVKRPYITVGMLALTLLMPLAATSTSGMVKRLGGRSWRRLHRLVYLIGLLGVLHYLWLVKKGVNDPYLYAAILAVLLGVRLWDWMRSQGWLGLPAWLRGGHWLTGTADEMRGN
- a CDS encoding sulfoxide reductase catalytic subunit YedY — encoded protein: MLIKQAPDIAPSEITDYQLYLNRRSFLIGMAALALAPTVPTAAAAPPAGAPLPASRSERYTVDDPLTSFENITTYNNFWEFGSNKDDPSRLAYLLKPRPWTIQIDGHVARPRRYDIEELLRLFPLEERVYRLRCVEGWSMVIPWIGYPLASLIKRVEPTSKARFVEFTTLHDPTQFPGQRKGLFNLSSLDWPYVEGLRLDEALHPLALLTFGLYGQVLPNQDGAPVRIVLPWKYGFKSAKSIVRIRFVSEQPKTTWEKAAPNEYGFYSNVNPAVDHPRWSQGTERRIGEFRRRKTLMFNGYADQVASLYAGMDLQRNF
- a CDS encoding NUDIX hydrolase, with amino-acid sequence MVKKGHALAEEAWKTLSSQPIYQNRWLSLREDLVGLPDGRTTIYGVVTCGECVGILPFLDSQTVLLVKQYRYVAKRVTWEMPTGGIHAGESIEEAVQRELSEESGYRAGKLTQISSFHTSKSVMDETAHLFIGEELARLERPPDDTEFIEVQAFPFTDALRMVLQGDIVDAMTIIAILHAARLRGL
- a CDS encoding glucosidase is translated as MTKEEARLQESRERKAHWKRWGPYLSERAWGTVREDYSPQGTAWDYFPHDHARSRAYRWGEDGLGGICDRHQLICFAIALWNGRDPILKERLFGLAGNEGNHGEDVKEYYFYLDSTPTHSYMKYLYKYPQAEFPYGRLVDENRRRGQSAPEYELLDTGVFDEDRYFDIVVEYAKASADDILVRISVVNRGLDRAQLHLLPTLWFRNTWSRGYDELRPSLRQAKNREGHAAIEVTHPYYGLRWLYCDGVPELLFTENDTNSRRLYGTDNGSLYVKDGISEYIVHRAKEAVNLEPVGTKAAAHYPLTLGPGEMATVRLRLTDTEVPLTNGNPFGADFEQLFSERQREADEFYASVIPQNLSPDARTVMRQAFAGLLWSKQFYHYVVAQWLAGDPAFPPPPPERLNGRNREWTHLYNADVISMPDKWEYPWYAAWDLAFHCLPLALVDPDFAKEQLVLMLREWYMHPNGQLPAYEWAFGDVNPPVHAWAAWRVYKIEKKRRDQGDRAFLERVFHKLLLNFTWWVNRKDAEGRNVFQGGFLGLDNIGIFDRSQPLPTGGHIEQADGTSWMGMYTLNLLAIALELARDNPAYEDVASKFWEHFIYIAHAMNTLGLWDEADGFYYDVLHLPDDRHVPLKVRSMVGLIPLFAVETLDADLLDRLPSFKRRLEWFIDHRPDLTQGCACMRTPGREKRRLLSIANPERLRRVLTLMLDEREFLSPYGIRAISRYHQDHPFTLTVDGMEHRVNYEPAESSTGLFGGNSNWRGPIWFPVNYLIIESLQKFHYYLGDDYTVECPTGSGRMMTLWEVAAEISRRLSRIFLRGPDGRRPVYGATETFQQDPHWRDLVLFYEYFHGDNGAGIGASHQTGWTGLVAKLIQQCGE